The following coding sequences are from one Clarias gariepinus isolate MV-2021 ecotype Netherlands chromosome 19, CGAR_prim_01v2, whole genome shotgun sequence window:
- the fundc2 gene encoding FUN14 domain-containing protein 2 — MAGKKDAESFELMDLAEQVKKQRWWNKMFGNNSGPAAEKYSVATQLAIGGVTGWCAGYLFQKVGKVAASAVGGGFFLLQIANHTGYITVDWKRVEQDMNKAKKQLKLNADKPSKEVKTKVQEVQTFVKKNIVLTGGFAGGFLLGLAS, encoded by the exons atggCTGGGAAGAAAG ACGCTGAATCCTTCGAACTGATGGACCTGGCTGAACAGGTCAAGAAGCAGAGATGGTGGAACAAAATGTTCGGGAATAATTCCGGCCCGGCTGCTGAGAAGTATTCAGTCGCGACACAACTTGCCATTGGTGGAGTGACTGGGTG gTGTGCGGGGTATCTGTTTCAGAAAGTCGGAAAAGTTGCAGCATCGGCTGTAGGAGGCGGCTTCTTTTTGCTTCAG ATTGCTAACCACACCGGATACATTACAGTGGACTGGAAGAGAGTGGAGCAGGACATGAACAAGGCCAAGAAACAGCTGAAGCTGAACGCGGACAAGCCGAGTAAAGAAGTGAAGACTAAAGTTCAAGAG GTGCAGACATTCGTGAAGAAGAACATCGTCCTTACGGGAGGCTTCGCGGGAGGATTTCTGCTCGGGCTGGCCTCATAG
- the cmc4 gene encoding cx9C motif-containing protein 4, which produces MPFFKKVQKDPCLKHACAIQKCLQANSYSEDRCEDVFRAMRKCCEIHTEKNSECCAGFTKQPKSVEEKPDQTEPPTK; this is translated from the exons GCAGAAGGATCCGTGTCTGAAACACGCCTGTGCCATACAGAAGTGTTTACAAG CTAACAGCTACAGTGAGGATCGGTGTGAAGACGTGTTCCGGGCGATGAGGAAATGTTGTGAGATTCATACGGAGAAGAACTCCGAGTGCTGCGCCGGATTTACAAAACAGCCCAAATCCGTCGAGGAGAAACCTGACCAAACAGAACCTCCTACAAAATAA